The Halanaerobiales bacterium genome contains a region encoding:
- the dut gene encoding dUTP diphosphatase: protein MKIKIEKLVDDVPLPEYQHYGEDAGLDLHASENKVISPGEYKLIKTGIKIAIPEGYGGFVYPRSGLALDHGITVLNADGVIDPGYRGELGVILINHGDNKFEIKKGDRIAQLIIHRTFTVEWEKVDNLEKSQRGSGGFGHTGK, encoded by the coding sequence ATGAAAATAAAAATTGAAAAACTTGTTGATGATGTTCCTTTACCTGAATATCAACATTATGGAGAAGATGCTGGTCTTGATTTACATGCTTCTGAAAATAAGGTAATCTCTCCGGGAGAATATAAATTAATTAAAACAGGTATAAAAATAGCTATTCCCGAAGGTTATGGTGGATTTGTATATCCTAGAAGTGGATTGGCTTTAGATCACGGGATAACTGTTTTAAATGCTGATGGAGTTATCGATCCTGGTTATAGAGGGGAATTAGGTGTAATTTTAATTAATCATGGAGATAATAAATTTGAAATTAAAAAAGGAGATAGAATTGCTCAATTAATTATACATCGGACATTTACAGTTGAATGGGAAAAAGTTGATAATCTTGAAAAAAGTCAAAGAGGATCAGGAGGATTTGGCCATACTGGGAAATAG
- a CDS encoding cell wall hydrolase yields MKSKFILVSLFIIISIISINISIKAAPDFKLIYVIQTGDTLSEVAEKYNISIDRLKKVNDIKKGKIIKAGEELIIPKRKNEKEEKEAPKLFSEKIETKTKSFSFDNNSTYSIRINDNKQKIEVNIPPSQLITYHVSLGDTLYELAGDFNTSTGVIMALNNLENSIIRAGDNLKVPINNLTEREVLSKTITNKELELLARVIFGEARGEPYIGQIAVGAVVINRVVSSYFPDDFRSVIYQSGQFSAVADGQINLSPNRTAYRAAREALNGKDPTRGALYYYNPRIAKNKWWFETREPLVTIGEHVFAK; encoded by the coding sequence TATAATTATTTCAATAATATCAATCAATATTTCAATTAAAGCTGCTCCTGACTTTAAATTGATTTATGTGATTCAGACCGGTGATACTCTATCAGAAGTAGCAGAAAAATATAATATAAGTATTGATAGATTAAAGAAAGTTAATGATATAAAAAAGGGTAAAATAATTAAAGCAGGTGAAGAACTAATAATTCCAAAAAGAAAAAATGAAAAAGAAGAAAAAGAAGCCCCAAAATTGTTTTCTGAAAAAATTGAAACTAAGACTAAATCATTTTCTTTTGATAATAATAGTACATATTCAATCAGAATTAATGATAATAAACAAAAAATAGAAGTTAATATACCACCATCTCAATTGATAACTTATCATGTAAGTTTAGGAGATACCCTTTATGAGTTAGCCGGAGATTTTAATACATCCACCGGAGTAATTATGGCTTTAAATAATCTTGAAAATAGTATTATTAGAGCTGGTGATAATTTAAAAGTACCAATTAACAATCTCACTGAAAGAGAAGTATTATCTAAAACTATAACAAATAAAGAGTTAGAATTATTAGCAAGAGTAATTTTTGGTGAAGCTAGAGGAGAACCTTATATAGGTCAGATTGCAGTTGGGGCAGTTGTAATAAATAGGGTAGTAAGTTCTTATTTTCCTGATGATTTTAGAAGTGTTATTTATCAATCAGGTCAATTTTCAGCAGTAGCAGATGGACAAATTAATTTAAGCCCTAATAGAACTGCCTACAGAGCGGCTAGAGAAGCTTTAAATGGTAAAGATCCTACACGAGGTGCTTTATATTATTATAACCCTAGAATAGCTAAAAACAAGTGGTGGTTTGAGACAAGAGAACCCTTAGTTACAATTGGAGAACATGTTTTTGCAAAGTAA